DNA sequence from the Jatrophihabitans sp. genome:
CGTCTCACATACGCGCGGGACCGGTGGGCTCTGGCCAGCGCGCGTCGCTGGCCACCCTAGCGGCGCCGGGCAGCTCGTCGAGTCCCGCCAGCGACTGACAGGAAATATCGGCAGTTTCGACGATTGGGCGGGCGGGCTGACATGTTAAACTGGCTATGCGCCGAAGCTGGCGCGGTCCAGGTCGAGAGGCGCTGCGACGGACACGGTCCGCCACGCTCGATCTGTGATCACGTGAAGGGCGCCTCCCACTGAGGAGGTGCCCTTTGTTACGTCCTCCTCCACACGTAACCGGCTGTTCGGGCCGTCCCGCTGACCTGGGACCCCTACGGTCATCACTCGTCACCCGGAAGGAATCATGAGCACAAGACTGCAGAACGTTAACGGAATTGACTTCGCGATCGCCGACATCTCGCTCGCGGAGTACGGCCGGCACCAGATGCGACTGGCCGAGCACGAGATGCCCGGCCTGATGGCGATCCGTCGTGAGTTCGCCGACGCCCAGCCGCTGCGCGGCGCCCGGGTCGCGGGTTCGCTGCACATGACCATCCAGACCGCGGTGCTGATCGAGACCCTGGTGGCGCTCGGCGCCGAGGTCCGCTGGGTCTCCTGCAACATCTTCTCCACCCAGGACGAGGCCGCCGCGGCTGTCGTGGTCGGCCCCAACGGCACCCCTGACAAGCCCACCGGCACCCCGGTCTTCGCCTGGAAGGGCGAGACGCTGGCCGAGTACTGGTGGTGCACCGATCAGCTGTTCGACTTCGGCCAGGGCCGTGGGCCGAACATGATGGTCGACGACGGCGGCGACGCCACCCTGCTGGTGCACAAGGGTGTGGAGTACGAAGCAGCCGGCGCGGTGCCCCAGCCTGCCGAGGACGACCACGAGGAGCTGCAGCAGATCCTGAAGACGCTGACTGACAGCATGGCCCGTGACAAGCAGCGCTTCACCCGGATCGCCGCCGACATCAAGGGCGTCACCGAAGAGACCACCAACGGCGTCAAGCGGCTGTACAAGCTCGCCCAGGACGGCCAACTGCTGTTCCCGGCGATCAACGTCAACGACTCGGTCACCAAGTCGAAGTTCGACAACAAGTACGGCATCCGGCACTCGCTGGTCGACGGCATCAACCGCGCGACCGACGTCATGCTGGCCGGCAAGCTCGCCGTCATCTGCGGCTACGGCGACGTCGGCAAGGGCGCGGTCGAGTCACTGCGCGGCCAGGGCGCGCGCGTGGTGGTCACCGAGATCGACCCGATCTGCGCGCTGCAGGCGGCCATGGACGGCCTGCAGGTCGTCCGGGTCGAAGACGTCGTCTCTGAGGCCGACATCTTCATCACGACCACCGGTGGCCGGGACATCATCATGGTCGACCACATGGCCCAGATGAAGCACAACGCCATCGTGGGCAACGTCGGTCACTTCGACACCGAGATCGACATGGCCGGCCTGGGCCGCGTGCCCGGGATCAAGAAGGTCGAGGTCAAGCCTCAGGTGCACGAGTGGACCTTCCCCGACGGCCACGCCATCATCGTGCTGTCCGAGGGCCGGCTGCTCAACCTCGGCAACGCCACCGGCCACCCGAGCTTCGTGATGTCGAACTCGTTCACCAACCAGACCATGGCCCAGATCGAGCTTTACACCAAGCAGGGCGAGTACGAGAACCAGGTCTACGTGCTGCCCAAGCACCTGGACGAGAAGGTGGCCCGGTTGCACCTTGAGGCGGTCGGCGCGCGCCTGACCGTGCTGAGCAAGGAGCAGGCCGAGTACCTCGGCGTCGACGTCGAGGGCCCGTTCAAGTCCGACCACTACCGCTACTGATCCCGCCGCTGCCCAGTCGGCGCCGGTGAACGGCGCCGGCTGAGCCGCGAAGATCACCAGCAACGCAACACCGGCCCGAAGTCGCCACCGGCGGCTCCGGGCCGGTGCTTTTTCTCGGACAAGGCGCGCTCACGCCGAGGCCGTCCTCTGCCCGGCTGCCCCGTGCAGACACCCTTTCGCTAGTGTGGACACAAAGCCGACGGAGGGTTGAGAGCCCAACTCCCCCGCCGCAGTCACGGAAAGCTCCACGCCCATGACGCTGTTCGAAAGCCCCGGCGAGAGCGACCACCCCGCCTTCACCGCCAAATCAGACCTTGCCCGGTCCTTCCGGGCCGCCTGGGCTGGCGGCCGCGATCAGGCCACGGCGATCCCGGAGCTACTGCCGGTCAGGCTGGCACGGGCCTGCGTGCAGGTCCTGCCGGTCGTCGGAGCAGGGCTGAGCCTGCTCAATCACGACTTCAGGGTGCCGGTGGGCGCCAGTGACGAGGTGGCAAGTCACGCCGAGCGCTTGCAGTTCACCCAGGGCGAGGGGCCCTGCCTGGACGCGGCCCGCACGAGCCGGATCGTGATAGCCGCCGAGGCAGACATCCGACGGCAATGGCCGCTGTTCGCCGCCGAGTTCTTCAAGCAGACGCCCTACCGGGGAGCGCTGTGCGTGCCGCTGCGGCTGAGCGCCGAGACGGTGGGGGCACTGGACCTGTTCGTCATCAATCCCGAGGATCTGGCCCACATCAGCCTCGCCGACGCCGTCTCGGTCTGCGACCAGATCATCGATGCCCTGACCATCGCCCAGGCCATCACCGGTTCGGTGAACGCGTTCTCCGACGAGCCCGAACCGATCTGGCTGCAGAGCGGGGCGGTCCGCAGCCGCACCAACGTCTGGGTGGCGATGGGAATGCTGATGACGCGGCTGGGCGCCACCGCCCCGGACGCCCTGGCGGTGTTGCGCGGCTACGCCTTCAGCCACGACACCGTACTCGACGATGTCGCCGACGCCCTGGTCCAGGGCCAGCTGGAGGTGGAGCAGGTTCAGGCCTGAAGCGGCCGCACCCTCGGCATGGCCCGCCGCGCCGCGGCGAGGGCGAAGGCGGCGGTGAGCACGACGACGCTCTCCGAGGCGACCGAGAGCACGCCGAGTGGCTCCAGCCAGTAGCCGACATCACCGGCCAGCAACGGAAAGCTCACCAGCCGGGTGGCCGCGTAAGCCAGCACCGCCGACCCGCAGGTCAGGGCCGACAAGGCGTAGACCGCCGGGGGGTCCCAACTGACCGCGACGCTGGCCAGGCCGACGCACGCGGCCGTGAGCACCACGAACAGCACGCCGATGTAGGGCGCCTCCTCCAGGTGGACGGCGATGACGGGCAGGTGAGCCGCGGCAGCGGTCAGCATGGCCGGCACCATCAGCCAGCGCCAGCGTGACTGCTGGCGCTGGGATAGAAACGCCGGGACCGGAGCTCGCCGGGAGGCGGGGCGTCGAGCGCTGGTGCTCCGCGGCAGCTCGAACTCAGTGCTCGTGCTCACCGTGCTCACCATGCTCCCCGTGCTGCTCGGCGTGCTGATGGCTCGGGGCGTGGCTCGGCGTGGCGGCCGTGGTCGCTTGGGCGATACCCAGGCCGCCGACGACGGCGATCAGGGCAGACATCGCGAACACTCCCGCCCGTCGCCGTGATCTTGCGATGACTCTCATTGTCAGCTCCCCTGCGCCGGCCTCCGATGGGCCGCTTCGTCAGGGAATTCGGGACCAGCCGGCTGACGGATTGCCCCGGCGGCCGATCAGCGACCTCTCAGGAAGGGCCCGGCCCGCCGGAATGGAGCCGAGCGCGCAGCCGACGGCTGGCCTCGGTCAGCGTGCCGGCCTGCTTGCACAGGGCGAAGCGGACCACGGTGGCAGCCTCGGGCACCGGTTGGGAGTAGAAGACCGACAGCGGCAACCCGGCCACTCCCTGGTCCACGAGCATCCGGTCACACCAGCTGGTGGCATCCTCGCCGACGTCGGCGAGGACATAGAACCCGCTGTCAGGCATGGCGGCCGGGATGCCGAGCCCGGTGAGGGTGTCCACGAAAGAGCTCACCCGCTGGGACATGCCCGCCACCGTGCCGGCGATCAGGTTCTCGAAGTCAGGGCTGTCAAGCA
Encoded proteins:
- the ahcY gene encoding adenosylhomocysteinase, coding for MSTRLQNVNGIDFAIADISLAEYGRHQMRLAEHEMPGLMAIRREFADAQPLRGARVAGSLHMTIQTAVLIETLVALGAEVRWVSCNIFSTQDEAAAAVVVGPNGTPDKPTGTPVFAWKGETLAEYWWCTDQLFDFGQGRGPNMMVDDGGDATLLVHKGVEYEAAGAVPQPAEDDHEELQQILKTLTDSMARDKQRFTRIAADIKGVTEETTNGVKRLYKLAQDGQLLFPAINVNDSVTKSKFDNKYGIRHSLVDGINRATDVMLAGKLAVICGYGDVGKGAVESLRGQGARVVVTEIDPICALQAAMDGLQVVRVEDVVSEADIFITTTGGRDIIMVDHMAQMKHNAIVGNVGHFDTEIDMAGLGRVPGIKKVEVKPQVHEWTFPDGHAIIVLSEGRLLNLGNATGHPSFVMSNSFTNQTMAQIELYTKQGEYENQVYVLPKHLDEKVARLHLEAVGARLTVLSKEQAEYLGVDVEGPFKSDHYRY
- a CDS encoding GAF and ANTAR domain-containing protein, giving the protein MTLFESPGESDHPAFTAKSDLARSFRAAWAGGRDQATAIPELLPVRLARACVQVLPVVGAGLSLLNHDFRVPVGASDEVASHAERLQFTQGEGPCLDAARTSRIVIAAEADIRRQWPLFAAEFFKQTPYRGALCVPLRLSAETVGALDLFVINPEDLAHISLADAVSVCDQIIDALTIAQAITGSVNAFSDEPEPIWLQSGAVRSRTNVWVAMGMLMTRLGATAPDALAVLRGYAFSHDTVLDDVADALVQGQLEVEQVQA